The following are from one region of the Bradyrhizobium septentrionale genome:
- a CDS encoding ATP-binding protein — protein sequence MSWTRRIAALFSFRRISGQIAALILLSLVLIHALIGLYFTSQKPRSFADRPIHQFQLIAKLLAVTPAANRATLLQAADRAFPRLHFTLRADPGSSDDASSNAPAVDDVDEFSAKTAPAAVRLPDGALFEATIGPSKMPPFIGVFWLSTFLFLFVSVTLLGVWAGRALSAPLSAFARAAENFSISQAAAPLPETGPEEIRAAAVALNQMRERITSLMNDRTRMLAAISHDLRTPITRLRLRSEYIENDAHRAETLHDLDQMQAMLESVLSFLSGGSAAKPTLVNVAALLQTISEQFSDCGHVVRYQGPNRTSLMIRSGEISRAVTNLVENALRFGSEVEIRLTTSSDRATIDVADDGPGIPEHRRAEMLKPFVRGDEARTMDEKSGFGLGLSIADAVVRGHGGGLSLHNNVPHGLLVRIVLPAAPRQEPDRGGSHSSRRPLHEDALG from the coding sequence ATGAGCTGGACCCGCAGGATTGCCGCGCTTTTCAGTTTCCGGCGGATCAGCGGCCAGATCGCGGCGCTGATCCTGCTTTCGCTGGTGTTGATCCACGCGCTGATCGGGCTGTATTTCACCAGCCAGAAGCCGCGATCGTTTGCGGACCGGCCGATCCATCAGTTCCAGCTGATTGCCAAGCTTCTGGCTGTGACCCCTGCGGCCAATCGCGCAACGCTGTTGCAGGCGGCCGATCGGGCCTTTCCGCGGCTGCACTTCACATTGCGCGCTGACCCGGGCTCGTCCGACGATGCCTCGTCCAATGCGCCAGCCGTCGACGATGTCGATGAGTTTTCCGCGAAGACCGCACCGGCGGCGGTTCGGTTGCCGGACGGCGCCCTGTTCGAGGCAACGATCGGCCCGTCGAAAATGCCGCCCTTCATTGGCGTATTCTGGCTGAGTACGTTCCTGTTCCTGTTCGTCAGCGTCACGCTGCTCGGCGTGTGGGCCGGGCGCGCGCTCAGCGCTCCGCTGTCCGCGTTCGCCCGTGCCGCCGAGAATTTCAGCATCAGCCAGGCGGCTGCACCGCTTCCCGAGACGGGCCCGGAGGAAATCCGCGCCGCGGCGGTCGCGCTCAATCAGATGCGCGAACGCATCACGAGCCTGATGAACGACCGCACGCGCATGCTCGCCGCGATCAGCCACGATTTGCGCACACCCATCACCCGGCTGCGGCTCAGATCAGAATACATCGAGAACGACGCCCACCGCGCGGAAACCCTTCACGACCTCGACCAGATGCAGGCGATGCTGGAATCCGTGCTGTCGTTCCTGAGCGGCGGCAGCGCGGCGAAGCCAACCCTCGTCAACGTGGCCGCCCTGTTGCAAACGATCAGCGAGCAATTCTCCGATTGCGGCCATGTCGTGCGCTACCAGGGCCCGAACAGAACGTCGCTGATGATCCGCTCAGGCGAGATCAGCCGCGCCGTGACTAACCTGGTCGAGAATGCCCTGCGCTTCGGAAGCGAGGTGGAGATCCGGCTGACCACGTCCAGCGACCGGGCCACCATCGACGTCGCGGACGACGGTCCGGGGATTCCCGAACACCGCCGCGCCGAAATGCTAAAGCCCTTCGTCCGCGGCGACGAGGCGCGCACCATGGATGAGAAAAGCGGGTTCGGACTTGGCCTTTCGATCGCCGACGCCGTGGTCCGTGGGCATGGCGGCGGGCTGTCGCTGCACAACAATGTCCCGCACGGCCTTCTCGTCCGCATTGTGCTGCCAGCCGCCCCGCGCCAGGAACCGGATCGCGGCGGGTCGCATTCGTCGCGCCGGCCGCTTCACGAGGACGCCCTTGGATAG
- a CDS encoding MFS transporter: MSTELSRRGAVVLSAVCLACLMFGLEISSIPAILPTLEQVLHADFKALQWIMNAYTIAVTTVLMAIGTVADRYGRKRIFLVAIAAFGITSLICGVAQSVEMLIVARFLQGLSGGALLICQIAVLSHEFQGGRVRAVAWGWWGVIVGIGLGFGPIIGGAVAAVLSWEWVFLVHVLFAAVAFVLTIGGVRESRDPKASGLDVAGIVTMSLAVFCLAFYITQGPDLGFLGTKGLAILGVSVASFVAFLVVEKVSRRPMFDFSVFRIPAFSGSIIGSAAMNLSYWPFMIYLPIWFHAGLGYDSVSAGLALLAYTLPTLVMPPFAERLSLRYRPGLIIPAGLFIIGAGFILMKFGSAAAQPDWLTMLPGCLIAGIGLGITNTPVTNTTTGSVSSDRAGMASGIDMSARMVSLAVNIALMGFILASGVLAHLKAVLPALDGAQLRVIAERIAAGDVAASPELTGPVVHQALASGFGWVMLYGGVGVWIMAATSLLIFNARPVRQAEVQCTK, from the coding sequence ATGTCCACTGAACTGAGCCGCCGCGGCGCTGTCGTGCTGTCAGCCGTATGTCTAGCCTGCCTGATGTTCGGATTGGAAATCTCCAGCATCCCCGCGATCCTGCCAACGCTGGAACAGGTGCTGCATGCCGACTTCAAGGCACTGCAGTGGATCATGAACGCCTACACGATCGCGGTCACCACAGTGCTGATGGCGATCGGGACGGTGGCGGACCGCTATGGGCGCAAGCGCATCTTCCTGGTCGCGATCGCGGCGTTCGGCATCACCTCGCTGATCTGCGGCGTCGCGCAGAGCGTAGAAATGCTGATCGTCGCCAGGTTTCTGCAGGGCCTGAGCGGCGGGGCGCTGTTGATCTGTCAGATCGCGGTGCTGTCGCATGAATTCCAGGGCGGCCGGGTGCGCGCGGTCGCCTGGGGCTGGTGGGGCGTGATCGTCGGCATCGGTCTCGGTTTCGGGCCGATCATCGGTGGCGCCGTTGCGGCGGTGCTGAGCTGGGAGTGGGTGTTCCTTGTCCACGTGCTGTTCGCGGCCGTGGCGTTCGTGCTCACGATCGGCGGCGTCCGTGAATCCAGGGATCCGAAGGCGAGCGGCCTCGACGTCGCCGGCATCGTGACGATGTCGCTCGCCGTGTTCTGCCTCGCCTTCTACATCACGCAGGGGCCCGATCTCGGCTTCCTAGGCACGAAGGGGCTGGCGATCCTCGGCGTCTCCGTTGCGAGCTTCGTCGCGTTCCTCGTTGTCGAAAAAGTCAGCCGGCGGCCGATGTTCGACTTCTCGGTATTCCGGATCCCGGCGTTCTCCGGCTCGATCATCGGCTCGGCCGCGATGAACCTCAGCTACTGGCCGTTCATGATCTATCTGCCGATCTGGTTTCACGCCGGCCTCGGCTATGACAGCGTGTCCGCCGGTCTCGCGTTGCTCGCCTATACGCTGCCGACATTGGTGATGCCGCCCTTCGCCGAGCGCCTGTCCTTGCGCTATCGGCCGGGCCTGATCATCCCAGCGGGGCTGTTCATCATCGGCGCGGGATTCATCCTGATGAAGTTCGGCAGCGCCGCTGCGCAGCCCGACTGGCTGACGATGCTGCCGGGCTGCCTGATCGCCGGAATTGGCCTCGGCATCACCAACACGCCGGTCACCAACACCACGACCGGCTCGGTGTCGAGCGACCGCGCCGGCATGGCCTCCGGGATCGACATGAGCGCGCGGATGGTCTCGCTCGCGGTCAACATCGCGCTGATGGGTTTCATCCTGGCGAGCGGGGTGCTGGCGCATCTGAAGGCGGTGCTGCCGGCGCTGGATGGCGCGCAACTGCGCGTCATCGCCGAGCGGATCGCGGCTGGTGACGTTGCAGCGTCGCCCGAGCTGACCGGCCCGGTCGTGCATCAGGCGCTCGCCAGCGGCTTCGGCTGGGTGATGCTGTATGGCGGCGTCGGCGTCTGGATCATGGCCGCGACCAGTCTGCTGATCTTCAACGCGCGGCCGGTGCGGCAGGCCGAGGTTCAATGCACCAAGTGA
- a CDS encoding LysR family transcriptional regulator translates to MTTLDVDAVKTFVTIAELKSFTRAAEALGTTQGAISVKLKRLERQVGHRLIERTPRLVRLSALGAEFLAPARELLAAHDRAVAGLSPARRRRFSLGIATHVGGAEVPTLLARLHAHDPALTIEVRLDDSRDLLDAFDRGQIDAAIIRREDDRRDGEMLATDHYGWFATPDFVHRTGEPLRLAASSPSCGVLNIATRALAAAGIPWTETFLGCGSFAVADAVAAGLATSVFSCRLAPAGTIEVSRRFGLPALPPSEIVLLSALSDARSRVVLKTLVGAFREHHRLPADRAAEEIRAITEAAGS, encoded by the coding sequence ATGACCACGCTTGACGTCGACGCCGTGAAGACCTTCGTGACCATCGCCGAGCTTAAGAGCTTTACGCGCGCCGCCGAAGCGCTCGGCACGACGCAGGGTGCGATCAGCGTGAAGCTGAAGCGGCTGGAGCGCCAGGTCGGCCACAGGTTGATCGAGCGGACACCGCGGCTGGTGCGCCTGTCGGCACTGGGCGCGGAATTCCTCGCGCCCGCACGCGAACTGCTCGCCGCGCATGATCGCGCCGTCGCGGGACTGTCGCCCGCGCGCCGCCGCCGCTTCTCGCTCGGCATCGCCACCCATGTCGGAGGCGCTGAGGTCCCGACCTTGCTGGCGCGGCTGCATGCGCACGATCCGGCGCTCACCATCGAGGTCCGGCTCGACGATTCCCGCGACCTGCTCGACGCCTTCGACCGCGGCCAGATCGACGCCGCGATCATCCGCCGCGAGGACGACCGCCGCGACGGCGAGATGCTGGCGACGGATCACTACGGCTGGTTCGCCACGCCGGACTTTGTCCATCGCACCGGCGAGCCGCTGCGGCTGGCCGCCTCCTCGCCAAGCTGCGGCGTGCTCAACATCGCGACGCGGGCGCTGGCGGCGGCGGGCATTCCGTGGACGGAGACCTTTCTGGGCTGCGGATCTTTTGCGGTCGCCGACGCGGTCGCCGCCGGCCTCGCCACATCGGTGTTCTCGTGCCGGCTTGCACCGGCTGGCACAATCGAGGTCAGCCGCCGGTTCGGCCTGCCTGCCCTTCCGCCGTCCGAGATCGTGCTGCTGTCAGCGTTATCGGATGCAAGATCCCGCGTCGTGCTGAAGACGCTCGTCGGTGCCTTTCGCGAGCATCATCGGCTGCCTGCAGATCGCGCAGCCGAGGAAATCCGTGCCATCACGGAAGCTGCCGGGTCCTGA
- a CDS encoding cupin domain-containing protein, with translation MKATRIFARAALIAGSFLTIPTAQAQQPAGIARTDLQRHDLSAPGREAVQVRVDIAPGKAFGRHTHPGEEIIYVLAGTFEYEVDGRPPATLKAGDVLFIPAGTIHAAKNVGNVTASELATYIVEKDKPLLSLVK, from the coding sequence ATGAAGGCGACGCGCATCTTCGCAAGAGCGGCCCTGATCGCCGGAAGTTTCCTGACGATCCCGACCGCGCAGGCCCAGCAACCGGCCGGCATCGCGCGAACCGACCTGCAGCGCCACGACCTCAGCGCGCCCGGACGTGAAGCCGTCCAGGTGCGTGTCGACATCGCGCCCGGCAAGGCATTCGGCCGGCACACCCATCCCGGAGAAGAAATCATCTATGTGCTCGCCGGCACGTTCGAATACGAGGTCGACGGCAGACCGCCGGCAACGCTGAAGGCCGGCGACGTGCTGTTCATCCCCGCCGGTACGATCCATGCGGCGAAGAACGTCGGCAATGTCACCGCCAGCGAGCTTGCGACCTATATCGTCGAGAAGGACAAGCCGCTGCTCTCTCTCGTGAAATGA
- a CDS encoding RtcB family protein, whose protein sequence is MRRADPYQERARELCRAAGIDPDSRVGAGRGQPAWCLYRDAARKEKLAREAEAASAEIAMLRPQEERFKNAPLKVFGEHDAATIAQMRNCMAVGNVVSGVICADGHLGYAQPVGGVIAYEKQISISGVGFDIGCGNMAARLDVRFDDIRETVPTIIRDVAKVISFGIGRKNIEQVEHALFDDGDAWRESDMEAYRQKAAGQLGTVGSGNHYVDLMRDEAGLVWIGVHFGSRGLGHTSATRYLKAAGGKDGMNVPPAIVDEDSELGRRYIAAMQLAGRYAYAGREWVVDRVRRIIGGKVTDSVHNHHNYAWRETHDGKDLWVVRKGATPAFPGQRGFVGGSMGDDAVILEGVDSPEAKASLYSTVHGAGRLFGRNEAKRRFTREEMDRWLNARGVTLVGADLDESPMAYRRLPEVLARHAGTVKVLHTLRPFAVAMAGEGEFDPWKD, encoded by the coding sequence ATGCGACGAGCTGATCCCTACCAGGAGCGCGCCCGCGAACTCTGCCGCGCCGCAGGCATCGATCCGGATTCCCGTGTCGGCGCAGGCCGCGGCCAGCCGGCCTGGTGCCTGTATCGCGATGCCGCCCGCAAGGAGAAGCTTGCGCGCGAGGCCGAGGCGGCCTCGGCCGAGATTGCGATGCTGCGCCCGCAGGAAGAGCGCTTCAAGAACGCGCCGCTGAAGGTGTTCGGCGAGCACGACGCTGCGACCATCGCGCAGATGCGCAACTGCATGGCGGTCGGCAATGTCGTGTCCGGCGTGATCTGCGCGGACGGCCATCTCGGCTACGCGCAGCCGGTCGGCGGCGTGATCGCCTACGAGAAGCAGATCAGCATCTCCGGCGTCGGCTTCGACATCGGCTGCGGCAACATGGCCGCGCGGCTCGATGTACGCTTCGACGACATCCGCGAAACCGTTCCGACGATCATTCGCGACGTCGCCAAGGTGATCTCATTCGGCATCGGCCGGAAGAATATCGAGCAGGTCGAGCACGCGCTGTTCGATGACGGCGACGCCTGGCGCGAAAGCGACATGGAGGCGTACCGGCAGAAGGCGGCAGGCCAGCTCGGCACGGTCGGCTCCGGCAACCACTATGTCGACCTGATGCGCGACGAGGCCGGCTTGGTCTGGATCGGCGTCCATTTCGGCAGCCGCGGGCTCGGGCACACCAGCGCGACCCGCTACCTCAAGGCCGCCGGCGGCAAGGACGGGATGAACGTCCCGCCTGCCATCGTCGACGAGGACTCCGAACTCGGGCGCCGCTACATCGCGGCGATGCAGCTCGCCGGGCGCTATGCCTATGCGGGCCGCGAGTGGGTCGTGGACCGTGTCCGCCGGATCATCGGCGGCAAGGTCACTGATTCCGTGCACAACCACCACAACTACGCCTGGCGCGAGACGCATGACGGCAAGGATCTGTGGGTGGTGCGCAAGGGCGCGACGCCGGCTTTCCCCGGACAGCGGGGATTCGTCGGCGGGTCGATGGGCGATGATGCCGTCATTCTCGAGGGTGTCGATAGTCCGGAGGCCAAGGCCTCGCTGTACTCGACGGTGCACGGCGCCGGGCGGCTGTTCGGCCGCAACGAAGCCAAGCGCCGCTTCACGCGCGAGGAGATGGACCGCTGGCTCAACGCGCGCGGCGTCACGCTGGTTGGCGCCGATCTCGATGAGAGCCCGATGGCCTATCGGCGCCTGCCCGAGGTGCTGGCCCGGCACGCCGGAACGGTGAAGGTGCTGCACACGCTGCGGCCGTTCGCCGTGGCGATGGCGGGCGAAGGCGAGTTCGATCCGTGGAAGGACTGA
- a CDS encoding carboxymuconolactone decarboxylase family protein, which translates to MSRVSIKTKNDLPAELRPLWDKMTTYGAFENQAGVMAQRPPIFKHMWSLLVDLVDEAVLSKRHLELALVTVSLLNKCDYCVSHHAPKLAIQGVSEEGAERLLDYQDHPELDALDKLVVEYAIAVTNNWNKTRDEIFARLRAHFSEAQIVELTWRIALCGAFNRFNDILQLDVEQGIPQREAAE; encoded by the coding sequence ATGTCACGCGTGTCCATCAAGACCAAGAACGACCTGCCGGCCGAGCTCAGGCCGCTGTGGGACAAGATGACCACCTATGGCGCGTTCGAGAACCAGGCCGGCGTCATGGCGCAGCGCCCGCCGATCTTCAAGCACATGTGGTCGCTGCTGGTCGATCTTGTCGACGAGGCGGTGCTGTCGAAACGGCATCTCGAACTCGCGCTGGTGACGGTGTCGCTGTTGAACAAGTGCGATTATTGCGTATCGCATCATGCGCCGAAGCTCGCGATCCAGGGCGTCTCGGAGGAGGGCGCCGAACGGCTGCTCGACTATCAGGATCATCCCGAGCTCGACGCGCTCGACAAGCTCGTGGTCGAATATGCGATCGCCGTCACCAACAACTGGAACAAGACCCGCGACGAGATCTTCGCGCGGCTGCGCGCGCATTTCTCGGAAGCCCAGATCGTCGAGTTGACCTGGCGGATCGCGTTGTGCGGGGCCTTCAACCGCTTCAACGATATTTTGCAGCTCGATGTCGAGCAGGGCATTCCGCAGCGCGAGGCCGCGGAGTGA
- a CDS encoding Ohr family peroxiredoxin, producing the protein MTANAKVLVTGKTHVTAGANGAARSRDGFLDVKLPQPHPAAENLFAAAWSACYIGALQLAAGQRKVKLASEPEVDAEIDLNQAGSAFFLSARLNVHVPGVEREVAQQLIEAAHGICPYSKAVHGNIDVTTTLV; encoded by the coding sequence ATGACCGCCAATGCCAAGGTTCTCGTCACCGGAAAGACCCACGTCACTGCCGGGGCGAACGGCGCCGCCCGCTCGCGCGACGGCTTCCTCGACGTCAAGCTGCCGCAGCCGCACCCCGCCGCCGAAAACCTGTTCGCGGCCGCCTGGTCGGCCTGCTACATCGGCGCGCTCCAGCTCGCCGCCGGACAACGCAAGGTCAAGCTCGCGAGCGAGCCCGAGGTCGACGCCGAGATCGATCTGAACCAGGCCGGTAGCGCCTTCTTCCTGAGCGCGCGCCTCAACGTTCACGTTCCCGGTGTCGAGCGCGAGGTTGCGCAACAGCTGATCGAAGCTGCGCACGGCATCTGCCCCTACTCCAAGGCGGTCCACGGCAACATCGACGTCACGACCACGCTCGTCTGA
- a CDS encoding MarR family winged helix-turn-helix transcriptional regulator: protein MTRPAKADTKGRKLSNFLCFAVYSANLAFGRAYKPLLDAVGLTYTQYIAMVALAEADEQTVSALGEKLFLESNTLTPILKKLEQSGYISRVRDPADERQVRVSLTPAGRRLLDKDINFSLIEATGLGDEFPVVQKSVVRLRDNLLHNTRGDPKKG from the coding sequence GTGACCCGCCCCGCCAAGGCCGACACCAAAGGCCGAAAACTCTCGAATTTTCTGTGCTTTGCGGTCTATTCGGCCAATCTGGCCTTCGGCCGCGCCTACAAGCCGCTGCTGGACGCGGTCGGCCTGACCTACACCCAATACATTGCCATGGTGGCCCTGGCGGAGGCCGACGAGCAGACCGTCAGCGCGCTCGGCGAGAAGCTGTTTCTGGAATCCAACACGCTGACGCCGATCCTCAAGAAGCTGGAGCAGAGCGGCTATATCAGCCGCGTCCGCGATCCCGCCGACGAGCGGCAGGTGCGGGTCAGCCTGACGCCGGCGGGAAGGCGCCTGCTCGACAAGGACATCAACTTCTCGCTGATCGAGGCAACCGGGCTCGGCGACGAGTTTCCCGTCGTGCAGAAGAGCGTCGTCAGACTGCGCGACAATCTGCTGCACAACACGCGCGGCGATCCGAAGAAGGGGTGA
- a CDS encoding EF-hand domain-containing protein, with protein sequence MIATMSLLCAAISAASAQPAPSDQEHRREAGGDRPPASTAEIWDANRDGVYTCDEWKAYLGRLFDRADRNHDGNLTPAEFEGVRRTGSALADADFGYFDENQDGKITRTEFVGKPNEFILQNDKNGDCRVTQDELKNTGTDQKRPAGRGKKS encoded by the coding sequence ATGATTGCCACAATGAGCCTGCTCTGCGCGGCCATCTCCGCTGCATCCGCGCAACCGGCTCCATCAGATCAGGAGCATCGTCGCGAGGCGGGCGGAGATCGTCCGCCGGCGAGCACGGCCGAGATATGGGACGCCAATCGTGATGGCGTTTATACCTGCGACGAGTGGAAGGCCTATCTCGGACGGCTGTTCGATCGTGCCGACCGCAACCACGACGGCAATCTCACGCCTGCGGAGTTCGAGGGCGTTCGCAGGACCGGCAGCGCGCTCGCCGACGCGGATTTCGGCTATTTCGACGAGAACCAGGACGGCAAGATCACGCGCACCGAGTTCGTCGGCAAGCCGAACGAGTTCATTCTGCAGAACGACAAGAACGGCGACTGCCGCGTCACCCAGGACGAGCTCAAGAATACCGGAACGGACCAGAAGCGACCGGCAGGCAGGGGCAAGAAATCCTGA
- a CDS encoding response regulator, translating to MTRAQTRTMLAHTPKILVVEDDQQTRDLIARYLRDQSCLVATASNGREMDRYLAGHSLDLVVLDLMLPGEDGLTLCRRLRGDSTIPIIMLTAKGEDLDRILGLEMGADDYLAKPFNPRELLARINAVLRRQAQADLAGRSGQSSTRLRFQDWTIELRVRELRDPEGAQVPLTSAEFDLLQAFCERPGRILTRDGLLTMTRSRPASPFGRSIDVLVSRLRRKLDTNEGSSVIRTVRTGGYIFTPHVEDA from the coding sequence ATGACCAGGGCCCAGACACGGACCATGCTTGCACATACGCCAAAGATCCTGGTCGTCGAGGACGATCAGCAAACCAGAGACTTGATTGCCCGCTACCTGCGTGACCAATCCTGCCTGGTAGCCACCGCCTCGAACGGCCGGGAGATGGATCGCTACCTTGCCGGGCATTCGCTTGATCTCGTCGTGCTCGATCTGATGCTGCCGGGAGAAGATGGGCTGACGCTGTGCCGCCGCCTGCGCGGCGATTCGACGATCCCGATCATCATGCTCACGGCGAAAGGCGAGGACCTCGACCGGATCCTCGGGCTCGAGATGGGAGCCGACGATTATCTCGCCAAGCCATTCAATCCGCGCGAGCTGCTGGCGCGGATCAACGCCGTGCTGCGCCGTCAGGCCCAGGCCGATCTTGCCGGGCGCTCCGGCCAGAGCTCGACCCGGCTGCGCTTCCAGGACTGGACCATCGAATTGCGCGTGCGCGAGCTGCGCGATCCCGAGGGCGCCCAGGTGCCGCTGACGAGCGCGGAATTCGATCTGCTGCAAGCCTTTTGCGAGCGGCCCGGCCGTATCCTGACGCGGGATGGCCTGCTGACCATGACGCGCAGCCGGCCAGCCAGTCCGTTCGGACGCAGCATCGACGTCCTGGTCAGCCGGCTGCGTCGCAAGCTCGATACGAACGAAGGATCATCCGTGATCCGGACAGTGCGGACCGGCGGATACATCTTCACACCGCATGTGGAAGACGCATGA
- the bamA gene encoding outer membrane protein assembly factor BamA translates to MKTWRSLVVAVVLSGLSIPGTPGTWLLVAPAAAQSIDAITVEGNRRIEAETVRSYFRPGPGGQLDQAAIDDGFKELLATGLFQNVKINRAGGRIVVSVIENPVIDRVAFEGNKKVKDEQLSAEVQSKSRGTLSRPMVQSDALRIAEIYRRSGRYDVHVTPEIIERPNNRVDLVFTVEEGQKTGVKTIEFMGNNSFSAARLKDIIKTHESNLLSFLGNGDIYDPDRVEADRDLIRRFYLKHGYADVQVVAALAEYDPGRKGFQVTFKIDEGQQYRVVTVSFRSTIAGFDPNSLRSLSRVSEGSLYNVEAIEKSVEDMQIEASRRGYAFAVVRPDGSRNFEAHTVGIMFRVEEGPRTYIERIDIRGNGRTRDYVIRREFDLSEVDAYNRALVDRAERRLKNLDYFKTVKITTEPGSSSDRVVLVVDLEEKSTGDFSVSGGYSTTDGALAEVSISERNLLGRGLFAKATVSYGQYSRGLSLSFVEPYLLDYRVALGLDAYYKEQLPTDYTTYGVKTIGFSPRLGLALREDLTLQLRYSLYQQEISLDSAYANCNNNASNPSLAFNPTPAYIQSVLGGVDPTNSVSSGLYGYGCYGDGESTLPVRKELAAGATWTSQLGYTLSYNTLDNNKNPTDGLLIDFKQDFAGVGGDVTYLKSAVDAKYYTPLVSDLIGLIHLQGGLLTKIGDNDLRMLDHFQMGPNLVRGFATNGIGPRDITYASFGAIGDALGGTKYWGASMELQMPFWFLPSEVGLKGAVYADAGSLWGYQGPTSWAATGEVNTAACKCGLQYDDENVVRTSVGVGLIWASPFGPLRFDYAVPITKGKYDIVQEFRFGGGTSF, encoded by the coding sequence ATGAAGACGTGGCGGAGCCTTGTCGTGGCGGTCGTGCTCTCGGGTTTGTCGATCCCGGGAACGCCGGGGACATGGCTGTTGGTGGCTCCGGCGGCGGCGCAATCGATCGATGCGATCACGGTCGAAGGCAACCGGAGAATAGAGGCGGAGACCGTCCGCTCCTATTTCAGGCCGGGGCCGGGCGGCCAGCTCGATCAGGCCGCGATCGACGACGGGTTCAAGGAGCTGCTCGCGACCGGGCTGTTCCAGAACGTCAAGATCAATCGCGCCGGTGGGCGGATTGTCGTCTCGGTGATCGAGAACCCGGTGATCGACCGCGTCGCGTTCGAGGGCAACAAGAAGGTCAAGGACGAGCAGCTCTCGGCGGAAGTGCAGTCGAAGTCGCGAGGCACGCTGTCGCGGCCGATGGTGCAGTCGGATGCGCTGCGGATCGCCGAAATCTACCGGCGCTCCGGCCGCTACGACGTGCATGTCACGCCTGAGATCATCGAACGGCCGAACAACCGCGTCGATCTGGTCTTCACCGTCGAGGAGGGGCAGAAGACCGGCGTCAAGACCATCGAGTTCATGGGCAATAACAGTTTCTCGGCGGCGCGCCTCAAGGACATCATCAAGACCCATGAGTCGAACCTCCTGAGCTTTCTCGGCAACGGCGACATCTACGACCCCGATCGGGTTGAGGCCGATCGCGACCTGATCCGCCGCTTCTACCTGAAGCATGGCTATGCGGACGTGCAGGTCGTGGCCGCGCTCGCCGAATACGATCCAGGACGCAAGGGCTTTCAGGTCACGTTCAAGATCGATGAAGGACAGCAGTACCGCGTTGTGACGGTGAGCTTCCGCTCGACCATCGCGGGGTTCGATCCGAATAGCCTGCGCTCGCTTTCGCGGGTCAGCGAAGGCTCGCTCTACAATGTCGAAGCCATCGAGAAATCGGTCGAGGACATGCAGATCGAAGCCTCGCGCCGCGGCTATGCCTTCGCCGTGGTCCGTCCGGACGGCAGCCGGAATTTCGAGGCCCACACGGTGGGGATCATGTTTCGCGTGGAGGAGGGGCCGCGGACCTATATCGAGCGCATCGACATTCGCGGCAACGGCCGCACGCGCGACTACGTGATCCGGCGCGAGTTCGATCTCTCCGAGGTCGATGCCTATAACCGCGCGCTGGTCGATCGTGCCGAGCGGCGGCTGAAGAATCTGGACTACTTCAAGACGGTCAAGATCACCACGGAGCCCGGCTCGTCGAGCGACCGCGTCGTTCTGGTCGTCGATCTGGAGGAGAAGTCGACCGGCGACTTCTCCGTTTCGGGGGGCTATTCCACGACCGACGGCGCGCTCGCCGAGGTCAGCATCTCCGAACGCAATCTGCTCGGCCGTGGCCTGTTTGCCAAGGCAACGGTCAGCTACGGCCAGTACTCGCGCGGCCTGTCGCTGTCCTTTGTCGAGCCGTATCTGCTCGACTATCGCGTCGCGCTCGGGCTCGATGCCTATTACAAGGAGCAATTGCCGACCGATTACACGACCTATGGCGTGAAGACGATCGGGTTCTCGCCGAGGTTGGGTCTGGCACTGCGCGAGGACCTGACCTTGCAGCTGCGCTACTCGCTCTATCAGCAGGAGATCTCGCTCGATAGCGCCTACGCGAACTGCAACAATAACGCGTCCAACCCGTCGCTCGCGTTCAATCCGACGCCGGCCTATATCCAGAGTGTGCTCGGCGGCGTCGATCCGACCAACTCGGTCTCATCAGGGCTCTATGGATATGGTTGCTACGGTGACGGCGAATCCACCTTGCCCGTGCGCAAGGAGCTGGCTGCCGGTGCGACCTGGACCTCGCAGCTCGGCTACACCCTGAGCTACAACACCCTCGACAACAACAAGAACCCGACCGACGGCCTGCTGATCGACTTCAAGCAGGACTTTGCCGGCGTCGGCGGCGACGTGACGTATCTGAAGAGCGCGGTCGACGCCAAATACTATACGCCGCTGGTGTCCGATCTGATCGGGCTGATCCACCTGCAGGGCGGCCTGCTCACCAAGATCGGCGACAACGATCTGCGGATGCTGGATCATTTCCAGATGGGGCCGAACCTCGTGCGCGGCTTTGCCACCAACGGCATCGGACCGCGTGACATCACCTATGCGAGTTTCGGGGCGATCGGGGACGCGCTCGGCGGCACCAAATATTGGGGTGCTTCGATGGAGCTGCAGATGCCGTTCTGGTTCCTGCCGTCGGAGGTCGGGCTCAAGGGGGCGGTCTATGCCGATGCCGGCTCGCTCTGGGGTTATCAAGGACCGACGTCGTGGGCCGCGACCGGCGAGGTGAATACGGCTGCTTGCAAATGCGGCCTCCAATACGACGATGAGAATGTCGTGAGAACCTCGGTCGGCGTCGGTCTGATCTGGGCGTCGCCGTTCGGTCCGCTGCGCTTCGACTACGCGGTGCCGATCACCAAGGGCAAATACGACATCGTGCAGGAGTTCAGGTTCGGCGGCGGAACGTCGTTCTGA